The proteins below are encoded in one region of Rhizophagus irregularis chromosome 13, complete sequence:
- a CDS encoding translation initiation factor eIF5A, translating into MSDHDFESSGSGASATYPMQCSALRKNGFVVLKGRPCKIIEMSTSKTGKHGHAKVHLVGLDIFTNKKLEDISPSTHNMDVPNVSRTEYTVIGCDEDGYLSLMTSDGSTKDDIKIDPELVKDKDVKKFREEIEGGKEFLATVVSAMGEEAVSQIRDAPNS; encoded by the exons atgagTGATCATGATTTTGAATCCTCAGGTTCTGGAGCATCAGCCACTTATCCAATGCAATGTTCTGCCCTCAGAAAG AACGGCTTTGTCGTTCTTAAGGGTAGGCCTTGCAAGATCATTGAAATGTCCACGAGCAAGACTGGCAAACATGGACACGCG AAAGTCCACCTTGTTGGTCTTGATATCTTCACTAATAAGAAACTTGAGG aCATTTCTCCTTCTACTCACAACATGGATGTTCCTAATGTTTCTC GTACTGAATATACAGTCATTGGATGTGACGAGGATGGTTACTTGAGTTTGATGACTTCTGATGGTAGTACTAAGGATGACATTAAAATTGACCCCGAGCTAGTAAAAGACAAAGACGTAAAGAAATTTCGTGAAGAAATTGAAGGCG GTAAAGAATTTTTGGCTACTGTCGTCAGTGCGATGGGAGAGGAAGCTGTTTCACAAATCAGGGACGCTCCTAATT cctAA